GGTTTGATGATGCGCTCTATGCAGCTTTGCGTCTTTGCGGGATTGTTGGCATGAAAGAAAAGCCGCTGAGTGCATGGCGTTTATCACTACCTAAAACTTACGCAACGCCTGAGTTGCATATTCAGGCTCAAGACGTTGATAAATTCAAAGTGATTCAGTCAATTCGTGTTGAATTGGAAAAAAATAATATAGATTTTATAGATGTAGATGGCGTTAGAGTTGTGAAAAAAAATGGTTGGTGGTTACTAAGGGCCTCTAATACTCAAGAAATTTTGGTAGGGCGTGTTGAAGCTTTGAGTGAAAAGGTTCTTGGAGAATTGAAAGACGATTTAGAAAGCCATTTAAAAAACTATAATTTGAAAGTGAGCTAAGAGGGATGGCGAAACGTTCGCGTACATTAATTATCCAAGCTTATCCCGGCATCGGCGATATGATTTGGTATTTACCGTATATTAGGGCAATTGCGCGACAATCCCCGACGGGAAAAGTAACAGTGCTTACCAAGTCTCGATCCTTAGCACAGCGTTGGTTAACGTCCGAGCCAATAATTGAAGAAGTGCTTTATATTGAAAAGAACGAAATTTGGAAGGCAATTCGTGAAATTCGTCAGCGAAAGTTTCAACAATCATGGGCTTTGCATCGGAGCGTTACGCATGCTTTTCTGCCTTTTGCTGCTGGCGTACCTGAACGTTATGGTTTGGGATTGGGACGTCAAAATCTTTTTCTAACATCTAAGAAATGTTTAGATGCTCGTTGGCGTCAAAAACATACCATCGAGCAGCTTGAGAGTTTAATGGCTCTCCATAGTATTGATTGGGCAAAAGAATCACGAAGATTGCCTTTGTTGCCCAAATCTCTCAATTATGTGGATAGTCGTTTTGGAGCATTGCCCAGACCTTGGATATTCTTTGGCATTGGTGCGAGTGATCGTTTGAAATGTTGGCCTCTTTCAAATTTTGCAGAATTAGGACTATCTCTGCAAAAAAACGCAAGAGGTACTATTTTTATTTGTGGAGCGCGTTTTGAATCTAAAGAAGCTGAATGGATTGTCGAAGAGATGAGCGAAGGAGGTGTTCACGCACAAGCAGTGACTGACCTGGAGATTGAAGATTCTTTTGCATTGTTATCTCATGGAGATTTATTTGTAGGGAATGACAGCAGTCTTATGAATGCTGCTGCTTGTCTGGATATGCCTTCTGTAGGACTTTTTGGCGTTACGCCCCCTTTAACATATTCAAAAAATCTTTATCCTGTGATTCGTCCCGATCAAAAACTGGAAACAGAAACACCTATGGCCAGCATTTCAGTTGAAAGAGTGTTTCAGTTCATAGAAGAAAAAAAACTTTTAAAGGAAAAATATTTTTCAAAAGAAGCTTCATAAGGTGTTTTTTCTTGACGCTATACCTGAAGTTACTTAATGAATTGCTGGAATATAATAAAAAAAATAGATAAGAAATGTCCGATACCTTTTTAACTCAATCCCATTCAGTCATCGTCACTGTCAAAGTACAATTTGTTGAAGAAGAATCCTTACCTAATGGTCCCCATTACGTTTGGGCTTACCATATAAACATTCAGAATCAGAGTGTTGAGACTCTTCAGTTATTACGTCGTTTTTGGCGGATTGTTGATGCGACAGGGTATGTCGAAGAAGTCGAGGGAGAAGGGGTTGTGGGGGAAATGCCTATTCTTGCACCTGGTGAATCCTATCAATACACAAGTGGTGTTCCTTTAAATACACCCTCAGGTATTATGGGTGGCTACTATGAAATGGAAACGCAAGATGAAAGAACAATAAAAATTCTTATTCCAACTTTTGTTTTGAATAGTCCCGAGGAGTCAGTAACAATTAATTAAATGATCTTGATTACTGAAAAATAAATTGCTCCAGAAAAAAGACTGAGTAATACAAACAAAATTGATTCAACGATATTTATTTTTTTGAGCATCATAGCATCATAATGATCGTGGATTCTTATGTATTGGCGTCTTATTTCCATGTAGGATAGAAAAAGGAGGCTCCCGACTACAACGAGCAAAAATATCAACCATCCCAAGCTGGGTTGAATCCAAAAAATAAAAGTCAAAACCCAGGCAATAAAACCAAAGAACATCATTATGCCTCCATAACGAGCCGTCCAAAAAGAGAAAGAGAAAGCTGGCATTTCTTTAGTCTTAATAAAAAGACGTAAAATTCGCGGCCCTAAATAACGTGTAATTGAGGCTATGTAAGCCAATAAAGCTAACCCAAGGCTGATGTGCGTTAAAGCTTCTATGGATTCAAAATTCACCAGCCAGCTTAGATCCACAAAACGTTTTTTCATCATACGAAAGGTTACAAATAAAGCACTGACCATAAAACCTGTCCCAATAAAAGGCGCCAGCATGTTCAGGTGTAGGCTTGAAAGAATTTGCTCAATAGGGGTTTTTGCTTTTGAACCATCGGGATGAAGGACAAAAGGAGCCACAATCAATAAGAGTTTCTGAACCCAAAGAGATGCAAAAAATTTTTCGGGATTAAATGATTTCATCACTTTAGGGAGCCCGATTTAAATCCATAACTTGAATGCGTGCGAGCCTTTGATAATCCTCAAATTGCTTTTGTAGTTGATCAAGATCAACAGAGATACTGTGCTTTTGGAGTATATTTTTTATGTGCTCAAAGATGATTTCAGGAGTGGAAACACTTAAGGAAACAATCTCTTGAGCAAATTGTTGTGTTTCGGCTTCTGAAAATTTCATCAATTTGCTCGCCCAAGCACTTAAATAAACATAGGTGAGTGCCCGAACTTTATAGGTATTGTTATCTTCTGGATGATTTGATTGTGTTGTCTTTTTCAAGTTTTGACCCATTAATCTTATTATAAAGTTATTGACTTTTATGAGCATTATATAGTGAAGTGTCGCACATGAAATTATCAAGTGCAATGTCTATCTTAGGGTTTTAAGTCATGGCTATTAAAGCAGATGCATTAAAAAAACTTATTGAAGAAAATTTGATCGGAGCTTCCATCAAAATTGAAGATACTATGGGAGATGGGGATCATTATAAGGCCACTATTGTGTATGCTGGTTTTGCTGGAAAATCACGCGTAGAACAACATAAAATGGTCTATGGAGCTCTCGGAGAGATTATGGGGGGAGCATTACATGCTCTTTCTCTGGAAACACGGGCCGAATAGTATGAGGAGATGAAGAATGACACAAACTCTATTTGATGAAATTAAACAGCAAATTCAAGACAATGATGTGGTTCTCTATATGAAAGGGACTCAAAAAACGCCAATGTGTGGCTTTTCGGGGTTTGTTGTGCAGGTTTTGAATAAATTTAAAGTTCCTTTTCTAGATGTGAACATTCTTGAAAATCAGGACATGCGTCAAGCTATTAAGGATTTCACCAATTGGCCGACGATTCCGCAACTTTATATTAAAGGAGAATTCGTTGGTGGCGCTGATATCGTTCGCGATATGCTCGCTTCTGGTGAATTTGAAAACCTTTTAAAAGCAAAAGGTATTCTCAATATTTAAGATTTGTGCGAGGTTTGAGATTGCTTTAAACGCTCTTCAAGATACTCCCCCATTTGTCTATAGGCTCTGTTAAGCAAGTCTTCATAATCGTAAGAAGCTTGCTTTTCCTGAGGATCTTTAGGTTGTTTTGAAACAAAGGTAGATGAAGAAGGTGTTTCTTGGTCATTTTCTTCCTGAGGGAAATCTGAAGAACTCAAAGCGCTAGAAATATGCAGAAGTAAAATAAGGCTGAATAGTATTTTGTAAATCATTGCAATCTCCCGTTTATCGTTATTGTTTTTTACCCAATAAAAAAGCCAGGGGTTTTATTCCTGGCTTTTTTAAGTGTTGTTCCATCTCTTTTATCGTGAGTAAAATTCGACGACCAAATTTGGTTCCATCTTTACTGGGTAAGGAACATCAGCCAATTGAGGAGTTCTTACGAACTTACCCTTCATAGATTTGTGATCCACTTCCATATAATCTGGAATATCACGTTCGCTGGATTGGGATGCTGCCATCACAAGGGCCATCTCACGAGATGCTTCTTTTACCTCAATCAAATCCCCTTCTTTCACCAAGTAAGAAGGAATGTTGACGCGTTGACCGTTCACTAGAACGTGACCATGGTTTACGAATTGACGTGCTGCGAACACCGTTGGAACGAACTTCATACGATAAACAACGGCATCCAATCGTCTCTCGAGGAGACCAATGAGGTTTTCGCTGATATCACCGCGGCGACGTACTGCTTCTTTATAGAAGCGACGGAATTGCCTTTCATTGATATTGCCGTAGTAACCTCTTAAGCGTTGTTTAGCTTGCAATTGTAAGCCGTAGTCTGAAGGCTTATTGCGCTTTTGACCATGCTGACCAGGGCCATAATTTCTGGAGTTTACTGGACTTTTGGGGCGTCCCCATAGGTTTAATCCCAACCGACGATCAATTTTATATTTTGAACTTAAGCGCTTTGTCATTCATCACTTCCATAATCAAGAAAATCTTACCTAAAGCCAGCAACTATAGTAATTTTATGTGCCTTGTCAAATTGTTTATTTTCAATTTTACCTTGGCCGTCGTCTTGGACGCGAAAAAATGCCATTTGGATTCACCAAACTTGAGACGACTCCCCTTAATGTACGCACTTCTTGAGAGGTCATGTCAATGCGGGAAAAAATATTTCTTAAATTGCGTTGCATAATCGATTTTTTGTGTTCTGGTCTAAGATAGCCTGCTTTATCTAATTCATCTAATAACTGATCTAGAAAACCATCCACTTCTTCTTTCTTGGCAAGGTCAGAATTACCATGATTTAAATGACTTTCTCTTGAATCATTGAGGCTAGAAGCCAGAAAAATTTCATAAGCAAGAATGAGAACGGCTTGCGATAGGTTAAATGAGCTAAATTCAGGATTAACAGGGATTTTTATGACTCCTTTAACGCGGCCGAGATCATCATTTTCGAGACCACACTTCTCAGGACCAAAAAGCACGCCAATTCTTTGACCTGATTGATAAAGCGGCGTTACGATTTTTGCAAAATGTCGCGGGGTCATCACTTCTTGCACCATATCTCGATGACGGGCTGTCGTCGCATAAAGACGATGAAGATCAGCAGTTGCTGATTCAACATTCTCGAAACACTGAGCATTATCTAAAACGATGTCTGCGCCTGCTGAAAGAGCTCGGGTGTTTTCATTAAGCCAATTGAGGGGGGGGCGCACAAGACGCAATTCTTGAAGACCACAATTGAGCATAGCCCGCGCGGTATTGCCAATATTTCTTCCTAATTGAGGATCGATTAATATCATTACTGGAAACATTTGAATCCTTATACTCGACGCCAAGTCGTGCCTTTTGGGCTATCTTCAAGGATAATTCCATTTTCTTCTAGAGTCTTGCGGATGCTATCGGCCTGAGCAAAATCCTTATTAAAGCGTGCTGATTGGCGTTCCAGGATCAATTGCTCTATTTGAGGAATTTCGAGAGTATGCGCCTGTTTTTGAACAGTCTTTTGAAACCAAATCTTTGGATCTTGTTGTAAGATTCCAAGAAGACTTGCGTTTTTTCTTAAGATAGCTTGCATTTGCGCTTTCTCAAGAGAAGACTCGGCTGCATGAATGTCTGACACAAGGCTGTGCAACCATGTTAATGTTTTTGGCGTATTGAGATCATCTTGCAAGATAGCTATGAACGCTTCATCATAAGACGGTTCCTCATGCAACTCATAATCTTTTAATGCAGTGTAAAAGCGATCAAGCGTACTTTTAGCTTGTGCAAGGGTAGTATCTTTCCAATCTAAAGGTTGCCGATAATGGGTTGAGAGAAGTGCAAGGCGTATTGTTTCTCCGTCAGCTTGATCGAGCAGATCCCTCACTGTAAAGAAGTTACCTAAGGATTTGGACATTTTTTCGCCATTAACGGTTAGAATGCCGTTGTGCATCCATAGCCGAGCAAAGCTATTATTTCCAAACGCAGCTTGGCTTTGAGCAATTTCATTTTCGTGGTGTGGAAAAATCAAGTCACGTCCCCCGCCATGAATATCAAAGCTGGTTCCAAGATGCTTACAACTCATTGCTGAGCATTCTATATGCCAACCAGGTCGTCCTCTTCCCCAAGGACTCGGCCAACCGGGCACATCATCGGTTGAAGGTTTCCATAACACAAAATCCATAGGATCCTTTTTATAAGGTGCTATTTCAACCCGTGCACCAGCCAGCATATCGTCGAGATTGCGTTTTGATAGCGTGCCGTAGTCTTTAAAGCTTTTCACATTGAAGAGAACATGTCCTTGTGCTTCGTAAGCATGATCTTTTTGAATCAAAGTTTCGATGATATCTATCATTTCTT
The sequence above is drawn from the Candidatus Nucleicultrix amoebiphila FS5 genome and encodes:
- the rpsD gene encoding 30S ribosomal protein S4 gives rise to the protein MTKRLSSKYKIDRRLGLNLWGRPKSPVNSRNYGPGQHGQKRNKPSDYGLQLQAKQRLRGYYGNINERQFRRFYKEAVRRRGDISENLIGLLERRLDAVVYRMKFVPTVFAARQFVNHGHVLVNGQRVNIPSYLVKEGDLIEVKEASREMALVMAASQSSERDIPDYMEVDHKSMKGKFVRTPQLADVPYPVKMEPNLVVEFYSR
- the apaG gene encoding Co2+/Mg2+ efflux protein ApaG, which translates into the protein MSDTFLTQSHSVIVTVKVQFVEEESLPNGPHYVWAYHINIQNQSVETLQLLRRFWRIVDATGYVEEVEGEGVVGEMPILAPGESYQYTSGVPLNTPSGIMGGYYEMETQDERTIKILIPTFVLNSPEESVTIN
- the cysS gene encoding cysteine--tRNA ligase — protein: MTIILYNTLTQCREELVPITPGEVKMYVCGPTVYDRAHIGNARPYVVFDVLFRLLQIFYKTTYARNITDIEDKIIVASKESGEPISALTERTTRLFHEDMATIGILPPTIEPRATMHIQEMIDIIETLIQKDHAYEAQGHVLFNVKSFKDYGTLSKRNLDDMLAGARVEIAPYKKDPMDFVLWKPSTDDVPGWPSPWGRGRPGWHIECSAMSCKHLGTSFDIHGGGRDLIFPHHENEIAQSQAAFGNNSFARLWMHNGILTVNGEKMSKSLGNFFTVRDLLDQADGETIRLALLSTHYRQPLDWKDTTLAQAKSTLDRFYTALKDYELHEEPSYDEAFIAILQDDLNTPKTLTWLHSLVSDIHAAESSLEKAQMQAILRKNASLLGILQQDPKIWFQKTVQKQAHTLEIPQIEQLILERQSARFNKDFAQADSIRKTLEENGIILEDSPKGTTWRRV
- a CDS encoding RNA methyltransferase; translated protein: MFPVMILIDPQLGRNIGNTARAMLNCGLQELRLVRPPLNWLNENTRALSAGADIVLDNAQCFENVESATADLHRLYATTARHRDMVQEVMTPRHFAKIVTPLYQSGQRIGVLFGPEKCGLENDDLGRVKGVIKIPVNPEFSSFNLSQAVLILAYEIFLASSLNDSRESHLNHGNSDLAKKEEVDGFLDQLLDELDKAGYLRPEHKKSIMQRNLRNIFSRIDMTSQEVRTLRGVVSSLVNPNGIFSRPRRRPR
- a CDS encoding BolA/IbaG family iron-sulfur metabolism protein, producing the protein MAIKADALKKLIEENLIGASIKIEDTMGDGDHYKATIVYAGFAGKSRVEQHKMVYGALGEIMGGALHALSLETRAE
- a CDS encoding ATPase inhibitor subunit zeta, which encodes MKKTTQSNHPEDNNTYKVRALTYVYLSAWASKLMKFSEAETQQFAQEIVSLSVSTPEIIFEHIKNILQKHSISVDLDQLQKQFEDYQRLARIQVMDLNRAP
- the grxD gene encoding Grx4 family monothiol glutaredoxin; this translates as MTQTLFDEIKQQIQDNDVVLYMKGTQKTPMCGFSGFVVQVLNKFKVPFLDVNILENQDMRQAIKDFTNWPTIPQLYIKGEFVGGADIVRDMLASGEFENLLKAKGILNI
- a CDS encoding glycosyltransferase family 9 protein encodes the protein MAKRSRTLIIQAYPGIGDMIWYLPYIRAIARQSPTGKVTVLTKSRSLAQRWLTSEPIIEEVLYIEKNEIWKAIREIRQRKFQQSWALHRSVTHAFLPFAAGVPERYGLGLGRQNLFLTSKKCLDARWRQKHTIEQLESLMALHSIDWAKESRRLPLLPKSLNYVDSRFGALPRPWIFFGIGASDRLKCWPLSNFAELGLSLQKNARGTIFICGARFESKEAEWIVEEMSEGGVHAQAVTDLEIEDSFALLSHGDLFVGNDSSLMNAAACLDMPSVGLFGVTPPLTYSKNLYPVIRPDQKLETETPMASISVERVFQFIEEKKLLKEKYFSKEAS